Below is a window of Brachyspira hampsonii DNA.
ATTTTCATAATTTACATTTCAATTAATAAATTTTATAGTTAAATAAAGTACAAAGTATTATACAAAAACTATTAATCAAAGTCAAATTTGATAATACTTTATAATAATTAACAAAATTAAGGTATATTTATTGCTTTAGGATCAGTATCTTTTTTTTCTACAAACCAATCCTCTTCATTATTAGGATCCATCTCTGCTATTTTTTCAAGTCCCATACATATATATGTACCCTTAGCAGTTACAGCAACTTTATCATCATTAAGAAGTATATATCCCTCTCCTTCAAATATTCTCCCGTCTCCAGAAGTAATTTTTCCTATTATTCTTATCTCTTCATTAATAGGCACAGGTCTTTTATATTTTGTTGTAAGTGTCATAGTAACACCCCATTTATCTTCACCTGTATAAGGCATCATAGCCCTTCCTATAGTTTCATCTAAAATAGCTGCAAGTATACCGCCATGAACTCTTGAAGGATAACCCTGATGCACATCTTTAAAAGTTACTAAAGCACATAATGATTTATCTTCCAACTCATAAAACTCTGCTTTCAAACTCAAATCATTTTTAAATCCGCATACAAGACACATTCTAGAATTATTCTGCTTATTCAGAACTTTTAATTCCATAATAACTCCTAATTATTATAATAAAAATTGTTGGCTTAAATAAGTTATCATATACTCATAATTTTTATATTTTTAATTAATATAATATTGTTATATGATTCGCTTACATTATATAATAGCAATACTCTGCCAATTTAATGCTCTATATTTTTACTAGTGATAAACTTATAATTTAAAAAAAAATTTTTATTAGCATTATTTATAAAACTAATATTAAAGCTTTTTATATAAAAAAACAATATTACTTATTACTTTATTTATAGTTTTTATATTAGAAAAGCATTTTTGATTAGTTGACAAAAATGTAAATTAAATTTAATATTAAATACAAGTTATGTAACAACTAGGAGGATATTATTATGTCTAGAGAAGTATCAGGTATGTTTTCATTTTTATTGGGCTTAACTGCCGGAATTGCTTTGGGAGTATTATTTGCACCAAAAGCCGGAGAAGAAACTAGAGAAGATATTAAAGAAACTATGGATAATATTAAATATAAAGTAGATGATATTTATCATAGAAGCGTATTAAAAACTTCAGAATTAGTTGAAAAAGGAAAAGAAAAAACAAATGATTTCTTTGAAAAAAGAAAGAAAAAAGCTTCTGAAGAAACTGTTGAAGAATAATAATTAACATGCAGGATATTACATTTCAAATTAATGTTATAGCTATATCTTTAGCTTTCATAGCTATTTCTATATTAATATTAGTCTTAGCTATATTTTTTGTTTTACTTGCAGGTTATTTTAGATTTACTAATAGATTCGATAGAATATTAGAAAATATCGAATCTATTAGTGAAAAAATAGGAAGCATTGCAAATACAGTAGATGATGAAGCTAATAAGGTTAAACTAACATTAGACAGTATACATGATTCTTTTAATAATTTATCCAGCAGCATTAGTAATTTTAGTTCAATGACTTCAAATATATCTAATAACTTTAGCATTATTAATATATTTAAATCTATATTTGCCCTATTTACCGGTAAAAATAGAAAAAAAGATGATTTTACCGAAAATGATGATGAAGATTTTTGATTTATAATTTAGGAATTGTTTTATTATGATAAAAAAAATATTTTTTTCAATTTTTTGTATAGTATTATTTTCTTCTTTCTTATATTCAGAGGATACTAATTGGGTAATTAGGATAAGAGACGGTCAAGGAAATATAAAAAAACTTATGACTGTTGAAGAATGCTTGTCTGAAATATCTAATCTTACTGTTTTAAGAGGAGCTCCGGAAGAAGCCGTTAATGCTCTTCTTACTAATGATTTTCAATTATGGCAGTTTGCTTCTCAAATTATAGAACAGGAAGTAATATACTTAAAAGCCGTTGAAGAGGGATATGATAAAGACGAAGAGGTATTAAAATTAATTTCTAAAGAAAGAGACAATCAATTATCTCAGCTTTATATGCAGGAAAAAGTTGCAGATGATTTTGCTGTAGTAACAGATGAAGAAAAAAGAAGATTCTTTAATAATAATATATCAAGAATAAGGGCTGCTGTAGGTCCTAATGTAACTTATGAACAGGTTGCTATGGAAATAGAAACAACAATTCTTCAGGAGCGTATGAGAAATGAATATGATAAAATCATAGAATCAGCAGAAACTAATTATAATAATTTTAAATATTCGCTTAATAGCGATCCTTGCGTTACTATAGAAGAAACAACTGTACCTTTATCAGAATTTAATAATATGTTTGATGAATCTATAAAACAGGCTGGAGCAAATATTCCGGCTGCATTAAAACTTCAGGCTAAAGAAGGAATGTTCAAAGCTTTTGTAGCTAGAGAAATTATGATGTATGAAGCTAAAAAAGAAGGTTTTTATGAAACTCCTCAGGCTAAATCAATAGAAAATTTCTTAACTAGAAATGCCGTTAATGCCAATTTTATAAACAAAACAATAAGATCAACTATACCAACTCCTACAGAAGAAGAAATTAATTTAGCTTATGAGCGATACGGTAAAATGTATAATATAGATTCTCTTCCTTATGCTGATGCTCAAAAAGCATTAGCCAGTCTAGTTGTAGAAGCTAAAACACAGCAAAAATATCAAATATTAGTTACAGATCTAAGATACCGATACAATATAGAAAAGAATATTGATTTATTATTAAAAAAGTAATTATTAACTAATATTATGAAAAATAGATTATCAATTATATACTTTATATTTTTTATATTATTCTGTTTTTCTCAAATATCTTTTGCAAGAAGAAATGACTTTGATTTTGATGTAACCCCTCTTATAGAAAAAAATAAAATGTTTTCTGTAGGCATAGGGGGAATATTTTCTGAGTATAATTCTTGGTTTGATGGAAAATTACAGATATTGGATCCTCATAACCCAAATATAAGCAGAAGAGATTTATATTTTACATTTATGCCTTATTTCAAAGTAAGACCTATTAAATATTTAGAACTAGGAGTATCAACGAGCTTCACATATCAAAGACAAGATTGGAGAAATGATATCACTAGTGCTACAAATATGACAGATGCATTTAATTTTGATTCTATCAATGCCACTATGAAAGCCACACTATTGGATTGGTATTTATCTATAGGAGTTAAAGTAGGATTAAGCTATAGTTTTATGAAAAATAATCATATATATTTAGATATTAAAGATCCTTTCAATCTATACACCACGATAATGTTTGCAGGCATTCCTAAAGTAATACCCATTAATTTCTTCTTTTGCTATACATTTGATACCAGAGATAATCTATTAAAAGATATTCTTAATACAGGAGAAGTATCCGGAGGCGTAGAAATAATCACATCTCCTTTTATCACTTTATATACAGGAGTTAATTACATATTCCCATATACCAAACAATCAACTCTTTCTTATTTAGACATATTTGTAAAATTTAAAGCTACAATATCAGACTTTTTATATATGACAGTATCATATCAGAAAACAGTATATGGAAAAGGCAATGCCCCAAATACATCAACATTCAATTTTGCCATAGAATATATGTTCTACTCTCCTAATGGAAGCTGGTGGAGCTTAAATAGATAAAAAATATCATATAGAAAATATAATATTAATACTTTTTCCTAATAAATGCTGTGATATAGTCTGTATAAATGCCAATATAGTTCTTAATATTCCAAAAAAAAGTAAGGCATAAAGTATTAAAAATCCGTAAGGATATATTTTATCATAAGTATCTTTGCCCTTCGGTGATAAGAAAAACCTTAATATCCAGCCTCCGTCTAATGGCGGAAAAGGCAATAAATTAAAAAACATAAGCATTATATTAATCATATAAAACATAAATAACATTGTTAAAACTATAGGCAAAGCATTGAGCAGAAAATTTGATAAGCCATTATTATTCTCTTGTAAAAACATCATTATTTTATAAATTACAAAAGTACCGTTAGAGGTAAATGTAAGTATTTTCATTATGATAAATGCTATAGATGCTATGATAAGATTAGCAAAAGGACCTGCAAATGATACCAAAGCCTGATCTCTTTCAAAATTATTAAAATTATGCGGATTAACAGGAACAGCTTTCATCCAGCCTATAACAGGAATACCTGTAATTGCCGCAATTATTGGAAGAACTACACTTCCCAATATATCAATATGAGCCAAAGGATTTAGAGTAAGCCTTCCAAGCCTCATAGCTGTTCTATCTCCAAACATAAATGCCGTTCTTGCATGAGAATATTCATGTGTGCTTGCTGATATTATAAATACAACATAAGATATGATTCCTATTGAAAGTTTATTAGAAAATATTTCATAAACCATTATTTGTTTCCTTAAAAAATTGTTATTATCAAAAATTATTTTTATACTAAATTAAAAAATCAATTTAAGATTAAAACATATAAAACTATTATAAGATAAACTTTTATAGAATAAAAAGTATAATTTTTATTTTTTATTGTATATTATTACAATTAATGATTTAATACTTTATACAAGAAATCTTTAACTCTGTCATGTTTAGGATTAGAAAAGAATTCATTAGGTTTTTCATCTTCAAGTATCTGTCCATCATTCATAAAAAGTATTCTTGTAGCAACATTCTTTGCAAAACCCATTTCATGAGTAACAATTAACATAGTCATGCCTTCTCTTGCAAGCTCTATCATAACATCCAAAACCTCTTTAATCATCTCAGGATCCAAAGCAGAAGTAGGCTCATCAAAAAGCATAATATCAGGCTCCATAGCCAAAGCCCTCGCTATAGCTATTCTCTGTTTCTGTCCTCCTGAAAGTTTGCTCGGATAAACATCTTTTTTATCCACCAATCCTACTTTATTAAGAAGTTCTATAGCCTTTTTCTCAGCATTTTCTTTTGAAACTTTCTTTACTTTCATAGGTGCTAAAGTGATATTTTCAATAACAGTTTTATGAGGAAATAAATTGAAATGCTGAAATACCATTCCAAGTTCCTGTCTCATAATGTTAATATTAGTATCCTTATCCATTATGTTTTTGCCGTTTACGATAATATCGCCTTTAGAAGGTTCTTCAAGTCTATTTAAACATCTTAAAAATGTTGATTTACCGCTTCCGGAAGGTCCTATTATGGCAATGATCTCTCCCTTTGCAATCTCAACATCAATACCTTTAAGAACTTCTAATTTTCCAAATTGTTTATGTAAATTTTTTACCTTAATCACTTTCTTTTAAACCCTCCTCTACTCTCTTCATAATCATAGCAAATATAGAAGTAAGTATAAAGTATATTATACCAACAGCAAGTAAAGGCTCAACTCCTCTATATGTTTGGCTTGTTATGATGTTTGCAGATCTAAGTAAATCAACTCCTCCTATAAATCCTACAACAGAAGTCTCTTTAAGCAAAGCTATAAATTCGCTTACTAAAGGAGGAAGTATTTTTTTAATAGCCTGAGGTATTATAATTTCTTTCATAGCCATAGAATAATTCATACCTAAAGCTCTTGCCGCCTCCATTTGTCCCTTATCCAAACTTTGTATTCCCGCTCTTATAATTTCAGCAACATAAGCACCAGAGTTTATACCAAAAGCAATAGCTGCTATAATAAATATAGGAGTGTTTCTTAAATTATCAACAAAAACAATATTAGCCCATATCATAAGCTGTACTACAACAGGAGTTCCTCTTAAAATATTTACATACCAGAATGCTAATTTTGCTAATGGATTGAAATCTTTTAATTTTTCAGAGTTTTTAAATGGATAAAATTCAGACAGCTGAATCAAAGCAACTAATATACCTAATATAACCCCTATAACTGTAGCACATGCAGTTGTTCCTACAGAAAATAATAACCCTTTTATAATATAAATGTATCTATCATTTGATATGAATATTAACTTTAGAAGTTCTAAATATTCAAGCATATATACAAACCCCTATAAAAAATATCTTCTTCTTATTAAATAGTCTAATAAGAATATAAAAATAAGAAGAATATATAAATAATATTATTCCCCAAAATATTTGCTTATTAAAGCATCATAAGTGCCGTTATCTTTAAGTGTTTTTAAAGCATCGTTAATTTGAGCAAGAAGTTCTGTATCTTCTTTTCTCATAGCTATAGAATACTCTTCAACAGCAGCATCAGTTTCTACTAATTTTAATTCAGTATTCTGAGCAACATAATTTTTAGCCGGCTCATAATCTAATACAACAGCATCAATTTTCTGAGATTTCAAAGCCAATATTGTTTCTGAAGCACTATTAAATTTCTGAGCTTCTACATTAGTCATTTCGCTTACTAAAATATCTCCTGTATATCCTAAAACAACCCCTATTTTTTTACCGGCAAAGTTATCAAAAGAAGTTATATCAGTATTTGATGCCTGAACTACTATAGACTGTTTTGAATTATAATAAGGCTCTGTAAAATTAACAAATTGTTTTCTCTCTTCAGTTGCGGTCATGCCTGCAGCAATAATATCTATTTTTTTAGCTTCTAAAGCCGCAAGAAGTCCGTCAAACTGCATATCTACTATCTCTATTTCTCTACCTATTAATTTAGCAACCTCAGCTATCAAATCCATATCGAATCCAACTATTTTATCACCTTCTCTGTATTCAAAAGGTTCAAATTCAGCATTAGTGCCTACATATAATTTATTTTTTTCCTCTTTCTTCTGACAGCTTATAAATAGAAATAAAACTGCTAACAAAGCTATAGCTATTTTCACAATATTATTCTTAAACATAGTTAATCCTATAATTCTATATTTTGAATAATTCTATATAATAATGTAAAAAAGTCAAGGTAAAATATATTCTTTTCAAATACTAATTTATCACATAAATTGCTATTAACTGTTTTATAAAATAAATAAATTTGAATTAATAAGATATATAATATATAATTTTTAATCTAAAAGATATAAAAAATGGAGATATAAAGTATATGAGAGGTTCTGTGGTAGCAGTAATATTTATCATAGTGAATATAATAGCTATTACTATATTTATGATAGTTTCTACCACTTCTATAAAAGAATCTATATTAACAGAAGAAAAATTATCAAGAGAATCATTAGACTCTATAATAGATACTTATTATAAAAAAAATATAGCCTCAGAAAATTACTATAATGCCGTATCAGTAATACCCAAAATAGATATATATGTACTGCATTCACTAAGCAATTATATAAAAAGAATAAAATCAATAGAAGCAGATTCCACTTTAATAGAAAAACCATTAACATTTCAGGAATATCAATATATACAGGCAAGAATAACTGAAAATATAAATAAAATAAATTATACAGCAAGGAATTACCCTGTTTTAAGAACAAATGAGAACTATATATCTGCTTTAAATGAGATGCGTCCTATAATAGAAGATGAAAAAAAATATATATCTGCTTATAATGATCATGTATTGGAATATAATAGACTTACAACAACTCCGCCTTCAAGCATAGTAGCAGGTATAATGGGAAAATTTCCTTTCCTAAAATTTGAAACCGGGACTAATATAATAGCACAAACTGCGAATATGTTTCAATAGACATTAATTATATTTACAAAAATTAAAACTTTTACTATAATATAATAAATTAAATATTCGGATTAATATGAACGATAATATAAAAGAATTAACAAAACTCAAAAGAGTAACACAGAAAGAAATAGCTAAAAGACTTGGAATAAGCAGAACAACCGTAGCCAGAGCAATAAACGGAAGCGAATTTATTAAAGAAGAAACCAAATCTAAAATATTAGAATTAGCATCCGAATTAAATTATGAAAAAAATTATATAGGAAGCTCTCTTGCAAATCAAAAAGAAAAGATAGTACATTGTCTTATAGCGGATTCCTTTAATGAGTTTTATACAAAAGAAATTATACGAGGACTCAATACAGTTCAGAAAGAATATTCTATATATAATTATAATCTAAAAATAACACCAACAGAAATACATTCTCCCGATAAGCAGATAGAAACTTTAAAAAACATATTAAAAGAAGGTAATATAGACGGTTTAATAATAACACCTTTAAATAGAGATATTATATACAATATATTAAAGCCTTATTTTGGTAAAATTAATATAATCTCTATAGGTACAAGATTATCTGAAAACATATCGCATGTAGGACCTAATCATATAAAACAAGGTTCTATAGTAGCGGGTATAGTTTCTAATATTTTAAGAGACAATGAAAAACTTCTGATAATAGATAACGGAGACGATAATATTTCTTCAGGAATGTATTTAGAAGGATTTTTACAAAGAATAAAGAATACAAATATAGATATTTTAGGACCTATTTACTGCGGTAATATAGAAGACAGTATACATACTATAAAAGAGATATGCTTTAAAGAGGATATCAAAGGAATTTATATTAATAGATATGCTCAGGAAATTTATGATATGATAGATAAAAACATATTAAGAGGCAAGAAAATCGTTACTCATGGTATGGCTGAAAGCATAAAAAACTTAATAAAATCAGGTATAATATCATTTACTGTTATGGAAGCTGTATTTATGGAAGGATATAATGCCGGTAAAATAATGTTTGAAATGATATATAAAAAAAATGTTAATACTAATTGGGAAGTATCTGACTCTAAAATAATATTTTTAGAAAATTTAAGTGATTAATCATCGTTTCCATCTCGTATTTTATTATAGTAAATTATAATAATAAAAATTTTAATAATATGTAACAAAAGTAATTTATATATTGTTTACTAAATGTTAGAAATTAAATATAATTTGCAAAAAATTAATAAAAAGAGGTTCCAATGAATATAGCTAGAAATTATCAAATAATTAGTAACAATCCCCCTGCTAATATGCCAAACTCTATAACCCTAGATAATATAGGTAATAATACTTATCATATAACATTAATATTTTCAAGTCATACTAGTGAAGATACAGTAACTATGCAACCAAATGGTGTATTGCATGTAGATAATTTTATAGATGAAGGTGATATAGTTTTTATAGGTGATAATATGATAAAATGGACAAGTAATGGTAATTCAGCACTTTATCAGTAATACATAGCATTAAAATTAAAATGCACTAAAAATATGTAAAATTCCAAAAAGCAGGTATCCTATATAATTAAACTCGTTTAAAAACTAAATCAATATTATTTTAATTTCATAGTTAGTGGTTTCTCGCTAACTTGTATTACTTTTATATGTAAAAATACATATAAAAGTAATCAATTATATAAGATATAATACTTTACTTTGTAATTAAAAAATAATTTTATAAATAATATTATCAAATAGTATTTAAATAAATTCTATTATATTCACATATAATAGAATTTATTTTGAAATTTCACTTGATAAAATTAACATATTATGATAGAATATTCCAACTATATTCTATAATGTTATATTTGTTTATTTTAGATTCTTTATGAAATTAAATAACATTAATATAAATAAAATTAATTAGGAGATATTACAAATGGATCAACAGATAAGATTAGTAGAAGCAAAATATAAAAAAGAAGCTATTTTACCTTTTGAAATAGGCGATACAGTAAAAGTATGGGTAAAAATTATTGAGGGCGATAGAGAAAGACTACAGGCTTATGAAGGCACTGTTATTTCTATTCGCGGAAAAGGAATTAATAAAAGTTTTATTGTTAGAAAAATATCTTACGGCGTAGGCGTTGAAAGAATATTCTTATTGAATTCTCCTAGAATAGATCATGTTGATATTATAAGAAAAGCTAAAGTAAGAAGAGCTAAACTTTATTACCTTAGAAACAAAGTTGGTAAAAAAGCCCGCTTAGTAGAAAGATTAGGTGTAAAAATACCTAAACATTCAGATTTAGTAAAAAATACTGCAGAAGAAAATAAATCAGAAGAATAATATTGTTTACAATTTTGTTATTTTAAGGAGAATTTTATGGGCTATAAAATAGTTGCTAGAGAACAATGGTCAGAAAAAGTTTTTATGATGAAAGTAGTAGCCCCAGATATAGCTAAACATCGTAAAGCCGGTAATTTTATAATATTCAGGCTAGATGAAAAAGGTGAAAGAGTACCGCTAACTATAGCTGATGCTGATGCAGAAGCTGGTACTATCACTATAGTTACTCAAAGTATAGGATATTCAACTACTAAACTTATGGGACTTAAAGTTGGTGATGAAATAATGGATATCATAGGACCATTGGGACAGCCTACTCATATAGAAAAAAAAGACGGAATAGTTTTAGGTGTAGGAGGCGGCGTAGGTATTGCTCCTTTACATCCTATAGTAGAAGCTCATCATAAAGCCGGAAATAAAGTTATTTCTATATTAGGTGCAAGAGATAAATCGCTTATCATTATGGAAGATATGATGAAAAAAATATCTGATGAAGTTCTTATCTGTACTGATAATGGAAGTTACGGAGAAAAAGGTCTTGTAACTGATATGATTACTAGAATATATGAAAGAGGTGAAAAAATTTCTGAAGTTATAGCTATAGGTCCTGCTATTATGATGAAATTTGTTGCCTTGCTTACAAAAAAATATAATCTTCCTACAGTTGTCAGCTTGAACCCTATTATGATTGATGGTACAGGAATGTGCGGATGCTGCAGAGTAAAAGTAGGAGATCAAACTAAATTTGCATGTGTTGAAGGTCCTGAATTTGACGGACATTTAATTGATTTCGATCTTCTTATGAAAAGACAGGCTATGTACAAAAAAGAAGAACATGAATGTAATTTAAAATTAGCCAATTAATATTTAATTATAAAAAGTTACAGTCTAATACAGATTGTAGCTTTTTTATAATATTATCTATTTATAACAATGAAGCTGCATATTGATGTTAATATCAAAAATATTATTTTGCAAAAATTTGAATGGGATAGTACATACTTCCAAATAACATTAAATATAAAAAACAATTATACTATAAAAATAAAATTGGAAAATTTAAAGTTTAATCTTATTAATTGTCTAAATGAAAAATTTGCTTATATAGAATGTGATAATATATCAATAAAATCAAAAGAAGCTAAAGAAATTACATTTGATATAGTCCTATACAATAAAGAATTTTCAAATCTAATAAATAACTTTTTTAATTTTAAAAAATCAATATTTAAAGTTCATATAATAACTGGTACATTAAATATGTTTTCTATAATACCAATAAATTTGAAAAATTATGAGCATAATATTGATATACTTAATATTATAAAACATTTATATAATTCATAAAATTTTATTATTTTTTATATAAAAAATAGAAACTTTATTTACAATATTCAATAATAAATTATTATATATTACTATTTTTAGTTATATTTGTTATATAAATATGTATTAAATAAAAAGGTATGATTTATGATTAAGAAAATAACTGTTATAATCTCAATATTATCAATGCTATTTGTATTATACTCATGTGAAACATTAAAATCATCAGCAAGAGAAATTACAAGAAGCTATATAGAAGAACATAAACCTGATATAAAAGCAAAGAATGCTAAAATATCCAACATAACATTACAGGATATCACTTTAACTACTCTTTTTGAAATAAAGAATAATTTAGACTTTGAAATTCCTATAGATAAAATTAAAATAGATCTTGTTAATACTTCAGGAAAAACTTTTGCAACAGCTACTTCTGTAGAAACATTAAAAATACCTGCAAATCAGGCAAGAGATATTAATTTGGATTTTAAAGCAAAATATTTAGATGTATTTACAACAGCTTTTGATGCTATAAAATCAAAATCTTTTAAATGCAATGCTAATATAACTTTAACATTCACAGTATACGGAATGAAATTTGA
It encodes the following:
- a CDS encoding basic amino acid ABC transporter substrate-binding protein, yielding MFKNNIVKIAIALLAVLFLFISCQKKEEKNKLYVGTNAEFEPFEYREGDKIVGFDMDLIAEVAKLIGREIEIVDMQFDGLLAALEAKKIDIIAAGMTATEERKQFVNFTEPYYNSKQSIVVQASNTDITSFDNFAGKKIGVVLGYTGDILVSEMTNVEAQKFNSASETILALKSQKIDAVVLDYEPAKNYVAQNTELKLVETDAAVEEYSIAMRKEDTELLAQINDALKTLKDNGTYDALISKYFGE
- a CDS encoding LemA family protein, with the protein product MRGSVVAVIFIIVNIIAITIFMIVSTTSIKESILTEEKLSRESLDSIIDTYYKKNIASENYYNAVSVIPKIDIYVLHSLSNYIKRIKSIEADSTLIEKPLTFQEYQYIQARITENINKINYTARNYPVLRTNENYISALNEMRPIIEDEKKYISAYNDHVLEYNRLTTTPPSSIVAGIMGKFPFLKFETGTNIIAQTANMFQ
- a CDS encoding amino acid ABC transporter permease translates to MLEYLELLKLIFISNDRYIYIIKGLLFSVGTTACATVIGVILGILVALIQLSEFYPFKNSEKLKDFNPLAKLAFWYVNILRGTPVVVQLMIWANIVFVDNLRNTPIFIIAAIAFGINSGAYVAEIIRAGIQSLDKGQMEAARALGMNYSMAMKEIIIPQAIKKILPPLVSEFIALLKETSVVGFIGGVDLLRSANIITSQTYRGVEPLLAVGIIYFILTSIFAMIMKRVEEGLKESD
- a CDS encoding sulfide/dihydroorotate dehydrogenase-like FAD/NAD-binding protein, whose protein sequence is MGYKIVAREQWSEKVFMMKVVAPDIAKHRKAGNFIIFRLDEKGERVPLTIADADAEAGTITIVTQSIGYSTTKLMGLKVGDEIMDIIGPLGQPTHIEKKDGIVLGVGGGVGIAPLHPIVEAHHKAGNKVISILGARDKSLIIMEDMMKKISDEVLICTDNGSYGEKGLVTDMITRIYERGEKISEVIAIGPAIMMKFVALLTKKYNLPTVVSLNPIMIDGTGMCGCCRVKVGDQTKFACVEGPEFDGHLIDFDLLMKRQAMYKKEEHECNLKLAN
- a CDS encoding amino acid ABC transporter ATP-binding protein, whose product is MIKVKNLHKQFGKLEVLKGIDVEIAKGEIIAIIGPSGSGKSTFLRCLNRLEEPSKGDIIVNGKNIMDKDTNINIMRQELGMVFQHFNLFPHKTVIENITLAPMKVKKVSKENAEKKAIELLNKVGLVDKKDVYPSKLSGGQKQRIAIARALAMEPDIMLFDEPTSALDPEMIKEVLDVMIELAREGMTMLIVTHEMGFAKNVATRILFMNDGQILEDEKPNEFFSNPKHDRVKDFLYKVLNH
- a CDS encoding YtxH domain-containing protein: MSREVSGMFSFLLGLTAGIALGVLFAPKAGEETREDIKETMDNIKYKVDDIYHRSVLKTSELVEKGKEKTNDFFEKRKKKASEETVEE
- a CDS encoding PaaI family thioesterase; this encodes MELKVLNKQNNSRMCLVCGFKNDLSLKAEFYELEDKSLCALVTFKDVHQGYPSRVHGGILAAILDETIGRAMMPYTGEDKWGVTMTLTTKYKRPVPINEEIRIIGKITSGDGRIFEGEGYILLNDDKVAVTAKGTYICMGLEKIAEMDPNNEEDWFVEKKDTDPKAINIP
- a CDS encoding DUF948 domain-containing protein, which encodes MQDITFQINVIAISLAFIAISILILVLAIFFVLLAGYFRFTNRFDRILENIESISEKIGSIANTVDDEANKVKLTLDSIHDSFNNLSSSISNFSSMTSNISNNFSIINIFKSIFALFTGKNRKKDDFTENDDEDF
- a CDS encoding site-2 protease family protein is translated as MVYEIFSNKLSIGIISYVVFIISASTHEYSHARTAFMFGDRTAMRLGRLTLNPLAHIDILGSVVLPIIAAITGIPVIGWMKAVPVNPHNFNNFERDQALVSFAGPFANLIIASIAFIIMKILTFTSNGTFVIYKIMMFLQENNNGLSNFLLNALPIVLTMLFMFYMINIMLMFFNLLPFPPLDGGWILRFFLSPKGKDTYDKIYPYGFLILYALLFFGILRTILAFIQTISQHLLGKSINIIFSI
- a CDS encoding LEA type 2 family protein, giving the protein MIKKITVIISILSMLFVLYSCETLKSSAREITRSYIEEHKPDIKAKNAKISNITLQDITLTTLFEIKNNLDFEIPIDKIKIDLVNTSGKTFATATSVETLKIPANQARDINLDFKAKYLDVFTTAFDAIKSKSFKCNANITLTFTVYGMKFDFPYTKELTFKE
- a CDS encoding LacI family DNA-binding transcriptional regulator, coding for MNDNIKELTKLKRVTQKEIAKRLGISRTTVARAINGSEFIKEETKSKILELASELNYEKNYIGSSLANQKEKIVHCLIADSFNEFYTKEIIRGLNTVQKEYSIYNYNLKITPTEIHSPDKQIETLKNILKEGNIDGLIITPLNRDIIYNILKPYFGKINIISIGTRLSENISHVGPNHIKQGSIVAGIVSNILRDNEKLLIIDNGDDNISSGMYLEGFLQRIKNTNIDILGPIYCGNIEDSIHTIKEICFKEDIKGIYINRYAQEIYDMIDKNILRGKKIVTHGMAESIKNLIKSGIISFTVMEAVFMEGYNAGKIMFEMIYKKNVNTNWEVSDSKIIFLENLSD
- the rplS gene encoding 50S ribosomal protein L19 — translated: MDQQIRLVEAKYKKEAILPFEIGDTVKVWVKIIEGDRERLQAYEGTVISIRGKGINKSFIVRKISYGVGVERIFLLNSPRIDHVDIIRKAKVRRAKLYYLRNKVGKKARLVERLGVKIPKHSDLVKNTAEENKSEE